A stretch of Natronospira bacteriovora DNA encodes these proteins:
- the ychF gene encoding redox-regulated ATPase YchF — translation MGIKCGIVGLPNVGKSTLFNALTAAEIPAENYPFCTIDPNVGVVQVPDPRLQAIADIVKPQKILPTTMEFVDIAGLVAGASKGEGLGNQFLAHIRETDAITMVVRCFEDDDVTHVDGRIDPIADIETIGTELALADLDTVEKAIQRTQKIAKSGDKDARSRLVILERLKNHLDEGLPVRSMDLSDDDRLAIRDFHLLTAKPMMYIANVDESGFDNNPHLDAVRERAQAEGAQVVPVCAALEAEIAQLPEEEQGEFLSDAGMDEPGLNRVIRAGYRLLGLETYFTAGEKEVRAWTVKAGSTAPKAAAVIHTDFEKGFIRAEVVAYDDFIACGGEQGAKDAGKWRLEGKEYIVQEGDIIHFRFNV, via the coding sequence ATGGGTATCAAATGCGGCATTGTCGGCCTGCCGAACGTGGGCAAGTCCACTCTGTTCAACGCCCTGACCGCCGCGGAAATCCCGGCCGAGAACTATCCCTTTTGCACCATCGACCCCAATGTGGGCGTGGTTCAGGTGCCGGACCCGCGTTTGCAGGCCATTGCCGACATCGTCAAGCCGCAGAAGATTCTGCCCACGACCATGGAATTCGTGGATATTGCCGGCCTGGTGGCCGGTGCCTCGAAGGGTGAGGGCCTGGGCAACCAGTTCCTTGCCCACATCCGGGAAACGGATGCCATCACCATGGTGGTTCGTTGTTTCGAGGATGATGACGTGACCCACGTGGATGGCCGTATCGACCCCATTGCCGATATCGAGACCATTGGCACCGAGCTTGCCCTGGCCGATCTGGATACCGTCGAAAAGGCTATCCAGCGAACCCAGAAGATTGCCAAATCCGGTGACAAGGATGCGCGTTCGCGCCTGGTGATTCTGGAGCGCCTCAAGAATCATCTTGATGAAGGCCTGCCGGTTCGCAGCATGGATCTGTCCGACGACGATCGTCTGGCCATCCGTGATTTTCATCTGCTGACGGCCAAGCCGATGATGTATATCGCCAACGTGGATGAATCGGGTTTCGACAACAACCCGCATCTCGACGCGGTGCGTGAGCGTGCCCAGGCGGAAGGCGCCCAGGTGGTGCCGGTTTGCGCGGCCCTGGAAGCTGAAATTGCCCAGCTACCGGAGGAAGAGCAGGGCGAATTCCTGTCGGATGCGGGCATGGACGAACCCGGTCTGAATCGGGTGATCCGTGCCGGTTACCGCCTGCTGGGGCTGGAAACCTATTTTACCGCGGGCGAAAAGGAGGTCCGGGCCTGGACGGTCAAAGCCGGCTCCACGGCACCGAAAGCCGCCGCCGTCATCCACACCGACTTCGAAAAGGGCTTCATCCGGGCCGAAGTGGTCGCCTATGACGATTTCATCGCCTGTGGCGGGGAACAGGGCGCCAAGGATGCCGGCAAGTGGCGCCTGGAAGGCAAGGAATACATCGTCCAGGAAGGTGACATCATCCACTTCCGCTTCAACGTCTGA
- the pth gene encoding aminoacyl-tRNA hydrolase — translation MSEQLKLVVGLGNPGADYVDTRHNAGFWFVDELAARHGGQFVGERKFHGDIARIHVAGHDLRLLKPMTFMNRSGQSVRAVMDFFKLKPEEILVAHDELDLAPGVVRLKWNGGHGGHNGLRDLNQHLGREYRRLRLGIGHPGKASAVVGYVLKRASSEDEGLIREAIAAACDALPDMLAQGFEAGMNRLHSRA, via the coding sequence ATGTCCGAACAGCTCAAGCTTGTTGTCGGCCTCGGAAATCCCGGGGCCGATTACGTTGATACCCGCCACAATGCCGGCTTCTGGTTCGTGGACGAACTGGCAGCCCGCCATGGTGGGCAGTTTGTGGGTGAGCGCAAGTTTCATGGCGACATCGCCCGCATTCATGTTGCCGGGCATGACCTGCGCCTGCTCAAGCCCATGACCTTCATGAACCGGAGCGGCCAGTCCGTGCGGGCCGTGATGGATTTCTTCAAGCTCAAGCCGGAAGAGATTCTCGTTGCTCATGACGAACTGGACCTGGCGCCGGGCGTCGTTCGCCTGAAGTGGAACGGCGGCCACGGCGGTCATAACGGCCTGCGTGATCTGAATCAGCACCTGGGGCGGGAGTATCGACGCCTGCGTCTGGGGATCGGCCATCCCGGCAAGGCATCGGCCGTGGTGGGCTATGTCCTCAAGCGAGCGAGCAGTGAGGACGAAGGGTTGATCCGGGAAGCCATTGCGGCCGCCTGTGATGCCCTGCCGGATATGCTTGCCCAGGGCTTTGAAGCCGGCATGAACCGCCTGCACAGCCGGGCCTGA
- a CDS encoding 50S ribosomal protein L25/general stress protein Ctc — translation MSDEFSLNAEARDDKGKGASRRLRRQGRIPGIIYGGGKEPTPISVDHDELINHLKHEAFYSHVLEIKVGGKKEKAVLKDLQRHVYKPTVVEHIDLQRVSAKEKLRMTVPLHFEGEKTCPGVKLRGGVITHNMINVEVTCLPKDLPEYIEVDVSELDLGDSIHLSDIKLPSGVEIVELMHGADHDQQVVSIHQPRAAKEDVEEEEAEAEEKAEGEEKKEVGGE, via the coding sequence ATGTCTGACGAATTCAGCCTCAATGCCGAGGCTCGTGACGACAAGGGGAAAGGTGCGAGCCGCCGCCTGCGTCGTCAGGGCCGTATCCCGGGGATCATCTATGGTGGCGGCAAGGAGCCGACCCCGATTTCCGTGGATCACGACGAACTGATCAACCATCTCAAGCATGAAGCCTTCTACAGTCACGTGCTTGAGATCAAGGTGGGCGGCAAGAAGGAAAAGGCCGTGCTGAAGGATCTTCAGCGCCACGTCTACAAGCCCACCGTGGTGGAGCATATCGATCTGCAGCGTGTCAGCGCCAAGGAAAAGCTGCGCATGACCGTGCCGCTGCACTTCGAAGGCGAAAAGACCTGCCCCGGGGTCAAGCTGCGTGGTGGCGTGATCACCCACAACATGATCAACGTGGAAGTGACCTGTCTGCCCAAGGATCTGCCCGAGTACATCGAAGTGGATGTGAGCGAGCTGGACCTGGGCGACTCCATCCACCTGTCGGACATCAAGCTGCCGTCCGGCGTGGAAATCGTGGAGCTGATGCACGGCGCGGATCACGACCAGCAGGTGGTGTCCATCCACCAGCCACGCGCTGCCAAGGAAGATGTGGAAGAAGAGGAAGCCGAGGCCGAGGAGAAGGCCGAGGGCGAAGAGAAGAAGGAGGTAGGCGGCGAGTAA
- a CDS encoding ribose-phosphate pyrophosphokinase yields MMVFAGNATPDLAARIAEKLNLPLGQARVDRFSDGEVAVEINENVRGRDVFIVQSTCPPSNENLMELLVMVDALYRASAGRITTVIPYFGYARQDRRPRAARVPITAKLVANMLTSAGVDRVLTMDLHADQIQGFFDIPVDNVYASPVLLEDMSTLREQAEQDGRELIMVSPDVGGADRARAFAKRLSDSDLAIIDKRRPRANESQVMNIIGDVDGKVCVIVDDLVDTAGTLCKAAAALKEKGAAQVKAYIAHPVLSGKAIDNISGSVLDELVVTDTIPLHDAAAGCDRIRQLGIADLMAETMRRISDEESVISLYAE; encoded by the coding sequence ATGATGGTTTTTGCCGGGAATGCGACCCCGGATCTGGCTGCACGGATTGCCGAAAAGCTGAATTTGCCCCTGGGTCAGGCCCGGGTGGATCGATTCAGTGACGGCGAGGTAGCCGTTGAGATCAACGAAAATGTGCGCGGCCGTGACGTGTTCATCGTCCAGTCCACCTGCCCGCCCTCCAATGAAAACCTGATGGAGCTGCTGGTGATGGTGGATGCCCTGTATCGGGCTTCCGCCGGGCGCATTACCACGGTGATTCCCTATTTTGGTTATGCCCGCCAGGATCGGCGCCCGCGTGCTGCTCGCGTACCCATCACCGCCAAGCTGGTTGCCAATATGCTGACTTCGGCCGGGGTGGATCGGGTTCTGACCATGGACCTGCATGCTGATCAGATCCAGGGTTTCTTCGATATCCCGGTGGACAACGTATACGCCTCGCCCGTGCTGCTTGAAGACATGAGCACCCTTCGGGAGCAGGCCGAGCAGGACGGCCGCGAGCTCATCATGGTGTCGCCGGACGTGGGCGGGGCCGACCGGGCGCGTGCCTTTGCCAAGCGCCTGAGTGATTCCGACCTGGCCATCATTGACAAGCGCCGACCCCGCGCCAACGAATCCCAGGTCATGAATATCATCGGTGACGTCGACGGCAAGGTCTGCGTCATCGTGGACGATCTGGTGGATACCGCCGGCACGCTGTGCAAGGCCGCCGCCGCCCTCAAGGAAAAGGGCGCGGCCCAGGTCAAGGCCTATATTGCCCATCCGGTGTTGTCCGGCAAGGCCATCGACAACATCAGCGGATCGGTGCTGGATGAGCTGGTGGTGACCGACACCATTCCATTGCACGACGCGGCTGCCGGCTGTGATCGCATCCGCCAGCTGGGCATTGCGGATCTGATGGCGGAAACCATGCGCCGGATCAGTGATGAAGAATCGGTGATCTCCCTCTACGCAGAGTGA
- the ispE gene encoding 4-(cytidine 5'-diphospho)-2-C-methyl-D-erythritol kinase, with amino-acid sequence MTALYQPAAGTWPAPAKLNLFLHVTGRREDGFHDLQTLFQFLDWGDQLRFELRDDGVLQRRGGLVDVPESDDLVIRAADALRRAAGRPALGAVVELDKKIPSQAGLGGGSSDAATVLVALNHLWGLAFSPSRLARIGLTLGADVPVFVRGRAAWAEGRGERLSEVDLPEPWYLVVRPDCAIATGALFAHPELRRDSPAIAMEDFLAGRSRNDFQPIARALHPPVAEALEWLSDLGEARLTGTGSCVFVALASRAAGETALKTLPGRWQAWLARGRNRSPLLDALAEQAG; translated from the coding sequence ATGACTGCCCTGTATCAACCCGCTGCCGGTACCTGGCCGGCGCCGGCGAAGCTGAATCTTTTCCTGCATGTGACCGGACGTCGCGAGGATGGCTTTCATGATCTCCAGACCCTGTTCCAGTTCCTGGATTGGGGAGACCAGCTGCGCTTCGAGCTCCGCGATGATGGCGTTCTGCAGCGCCGGGGCGGGCTGGTGGATGTGCCCGAGTCCGACGATCTTGTCATTCGGGCGGCCGACGCCCTGCGCCGGGCGGCCGGCCGGCCCGCTCTTGGCGCAGTCGTGGAGTTGGACAAGAAAATACCGAGTCAGGCGGGCCTCGGAGGTGGCAGCTCCGATGCCGCCACCGTCCTGGTCGCACTGAATCATCTCTGGGGGCTTGCTTTCTCCCCGTCCCGGCTGGCGCGGATCGGCCTGACGCTGGGTGCGGACGTGCCGGTTTTCGTTCGCGGCCGGGCCGCCTGGGCGGAGGGTCGAGGGGAGCGCTTGAGCGAGGTGGATCTGCCCGAGCCCTGGTACCTGGTGGTACGCCCGGATTGTGCCATTGCCACCGGGGCGCTGTTCGCGCACCCGGAGCTGCGTCGCGACAGCCCGGCCATTGCCATGGAGGATTTTCTCGCTGGCCGCAGCCGCAATGATTTTCAGCCCATCGCCCGTGCACTCCATCCGCCCGTGGCCGAAGCACTCGAGTGGCTTTCCGACCTTGGGGAAGCGCGATTGACCGGTACGGGTTCCTGCGTATTCGTGGCCTTGGCGTCTCGCGCGGCTGGCGAAACGGCGTTGAAGACCCTGCCCGGTCGCTGGCAGGCCTGGCTTGCCCGAGGGCGCAATCGCTCCCCCCTGTTGGATGCCCTGGCGGAACAGGCCGGCTGA
- the lolB gene encoding lipoprotein insertase outer membrane protein LolB, with the protein MGTTGKLIFATSFLLLLAACARLPELPDAEGDEAAWQAHRQSLERLQAWSLDGRAALRTPDDGWTASLQWSQWQDYMDFRLRGTFGIGTTRVRGSQDWMIIENSRGDVWETARPEVELEREMGWRVPLSELRWWMVGMPAPGSPPQTRQVNDDGLLIYLVQSGWRIYYERYDTQEGLMLPGRVTVENGDVRLRVSIRNWLLGDAIPDNDFSATDDSAE; encoded by the coding sequence ATGGGAACGACTGGGAAACTGATTTTTGCCACGTCATTTTTGCTGCTGCTGGCGGCTTGTGCGCGTCTGCCGGAATTGCCGGACGCCGAGGGCGACGAGGCGGCCTGGCAGGCTCACCGCCAGTCACTGGAGCGCCTGCAGGCCTGGTCTCTGGACGGCCGGGCTGCATTGCGCACTCCGGATGATGGCTGGACGGCCTCGCTGCAATGGTCCCAGTGGCAGGATTACATGGATTTTCGCCTGCGCGGGACCTTCGGCATCGGCACCACGCGGGTGCGTGGCAGCCAGGACTGGATGATCATCGAGAACAGCCGCGGCGATGTATGGGAGACCGCCCGCCCCGAAGTCGAGCTGGAGCGGGAGATGGGCTGGCGGGTTCCCCTCTCCGAACTGCGCTGGTGGATGGTGGGGATGCCGGCGCCAGGCAGCCCGCCACAGACCCGCCAGGTCAATGACGATGGCCTGCTGATTTACCTGGTTCAATCCGGCTGGCGGATTTACTACGAACGCTATGATACCCAGGAGGGTCTGATGCTGCCCGGCCGTGTCACGGTCGAAAATGGCGATGTCCGCCTGCGTGTCAGTATCCGGAACTGGCTGCTCGGTGACGCCATCCCCGACAATGATTTTTCCGCCACAGACGACAGCGCTGAATGA
- a CDS encoding tetratricopeptide repeat protein produces MKISPHYTLIPLLAWLLVACAAPERPYQPEGVEQSERILLAELARARGDVDQALHYYRGAMPTTTSADYARDATLYALQALAWEDALLMARRWHALNPDSPQALWYVGRLELLAGSREASERVFRGWLEGGGDEDWMVLAQQLQSEPRQWRAWRLMQDLMQDQRNPAVLEAGARVALSLHRPEDAARLAARAEKSDPQRQSARWLRLRAEAVLGLSSALAEARLLAAEGDLGDALEFVTLLWDLDRGEEAMIFVAARIESDGEASALVYTRGLLHAFLGQYEEAVADMERLIGRGFRVRETIYQRARVAGQAGDYESALAGFDRILSGEDHLSARVGGIDMLLALGREEEALERIELLGEGLGEQRREFLLELAPVLATRGYRDMATAICREVLASPAGNPESHYRCGIALLQADRGSSVGLGWLREAHARWPDEPAMRNALGYSLADQGVELRHARRLIREALRQSPHSAAIQDSMGWVEYRLGRNQEALKWLERAWQRQPSAEIAANLSEVRWVTGDRDGARRLYQEASDRWPEDERLRATWERLGN; encoded by the coding sequence ATGAAAATTTCGCCACATTATACATTAATCCCCTTGCTGGCCTGGCTGCTGGTGGCCTGCGCCGCACCGGAGAGGCCGTACCAGCCCGAGGGTGTGGAGCAGAGTGAACGCATTCTGCTGGCCGAGCTGGCGCGCGCCAGGGGGGATGTGGACCAGGCGCTGCATTATTACCGTGGAGCCATGCCGACCACGACATCGGCCGATTACGCCCGTGATGCCACTCTCTATGCCCTTCAGGCCCTGGCCTGGGAGGATGCGCTGCTGATGGCACGCCGCTGGCATGCCTTGAACCCGGACAGCCCGCAGGCGCTCTGGTATGTGGGGCGATTGGAACTTCTGGCCGGAAGCCGGGAGGCCAGTGAACGCGTCTTCCGGGGCTGGCTGGAGGGGGGCGGTGACGAAGACTGGATGGTATTGGCCCAGCAGTTGCAGTCCGAGCCCCGGCAGTGGCGGGCATGGCGGTTGATGCAGGATCTGATGCAGGATCAGCGGAATCCGGCGGTGCTGGAAGCGGGAGCGCGTGTTGCCCTGTCCCTGCACCGTCCGGAAGACGCCGCCCGGCTGGCGGCGCGTGCCGAGAAGTCGGATCCGCAACGGCAGTCGGCACGATGGCTCCGACTCAGGGCCGAGGCGGTTCTCGGTCTATCGTCGGCATTGGCCGAGGCGCGTCTGCTGGCAGCCGAGGGCGACCTGGGAGATGCCCTGGAGTTCGTGACCCTGCTCTGGGATCTGGACCGGGGCGAGGAGGCCATGATCTTTGTCGCCGCGAGGATCGAGAGTGACGGGGAAGCCTCCGCACTCGTTTACACTCGCGGTCTGCTGCACGCCTTTCTCGGGCAGTACGAGGAAGCCGTGGCCGACATGGAGCGCCTGATAGGCCGTGGTTTCCGGGTCAGGGAAACCATCTACCAAAGGGCCCGCGTTGCCGGCCAGGCCGGTGATTACGAATCCGCGCTGGCGGGTTTCGACCGTATCCTTTCCGGTGAGGATCACCTTTCCGCGCGGGTCGGCGGCATCGACATGTTGCTGGCTCTGGGCCGCGAAGAGGAAGCCCTGGAGCGCATTGAGCTGCTGGGTGAGGGACTGGGTGAACAGCGCCGCGAGTTTCTCCTGGAGTTGGCACCGGTGCTGGCGACCCGGGGCTACCGCGACATGGCCACTGCCATCTGTCGTGAGGTGCTGGCCTCACCGGCCGGCAACCCGGAGAGCCATTATCGCTGCGGGATTGCCCTGCTGCAGGCAGACCGTGGCAGTTCCGTGGGGCTGGGCTGGCTGCGCGAAGCCCATGCCCGCTGGCCGGATGAGCCGGCCATGCGCAATGCCCTCGGCTACAGCCTGGCCGACCAGGGCGTTGAACTGCGCCATGCCCGGCGGCTGATACGGGAAGCCCTGCGACAAAGCCCCCACAGTGCCGCGATTCAGGACAGCATGGGTTGGGTGGAATATCGCCTGGGCCGGAATCAGGAGGCGCTGAAGTGGCTGGAGCGAGCCTGGCAGCGCCAGCCGTCCGCCGAGATTGCCGCCAATCTGAGCGAGGTTCGTTGGGTGACGGGGGATCGGGACGGCGCCCGCCGTCTTTACCAGGAGGCCAGTGACCGCTGGCCAGAGGATGAGCGTCTGAGGGCGACATGGGAACGACTGGGAAACTGA
- the hemA gene encoding glutamyl-tRNA reductase, whose translation MPLIALGINHNTAPVEVREQLSFDPGELGSVLTALSALPGVQEVAVLSTCNRTEIYSSLDEHGSDALLAWLRERGVRDPERLNQALYQYQDADAVRHAMRVACGLDSMVLGEPQILGQMKQAYEAAQAAGTIQRGLHQLFQGSFSVAKQVRTDTGIGHNPVSVAYAAVDLARQIFADFDRHTALLLGAGETIELAARHLAQRGIGRMIVANRSPERARDLAAEHGGYGIALNEIQHHLAEADIVIASTGSREPILTLPMMKAAFRKRRHKPVLMVDIAVPRDIAPEVSQLADVFLYTIDDLQETIRENLASREQAAARALEIVEARSRQVAATLAGLDAVPAIRQLREDAFAQRDRSLRQARRMLAAGRSPEEVAEHLAHTLTNRLIHHPTVQLREAGEQGDEPLLKAARAIFGVDDVEKKKQ comes from the coding sequence ATGCCCCTGATTGCGCTTGGAATAAACCATAACACGGCCCCGGTCGAGGTCCGTGAACAGCTGAGCTTCGATCCGGGTGAACTGGGCTCGGTTCTGACGGCCCTGTCGGCATTGCCCGGGGTTCAGGAAGTGGCCGTCCTCTCCACCTGTAACCGCACCGAGATCTATTCCAGCCTGGACGAACACGGCAGTGATGCCCTGCTGGCCTGGCTGCGGGAGCGGGGCGTGCGCGACCCGGAGCGGCTGAATCAGGCACTCTATCAGTACCAGGATGCCGACGCGGTTCGCCATGCCATGCGAGTCGCCTGCGGGCTGGACTCCATGGTGCTGGGTGAACCACAGATCCTCGGACAGATGAAACAGGCCTACGAAGCGGCCCAGGCAGCGGGCACCATCCAGCGCGGCCTGCATCAGCTCTTTCAGGGCAGCTTCTCGGTTGCCAAGCAGGTGCGCACGGATACCGGCATCGGCCACAACCCGGTGTCGGTGGCCTATGCCGCGGTGGATCTGGCCCGGCAGATCTTCGCCGACTTCGATCGCCACACCGCATTGCTTCTGGGGGCGGGAGAGACCATCGAACTGGCCGCCCGTCATCTGGCACAGCGGGGCATCGGCCGCATGATCGTTGCCAACCGAAGTCCCGAACGGGCCCGTGATCTGGCCGCTGAACACGGGGGGTACGGCATCGCCCTGAACGAGATCCAGCATCACCTGGCGGAGGCCGATATCGTGATTGCCTCCACCGGCAGCCGGGAACCCATCCTGACCCTGCCGATGATGAAGGCCGCCTTTCGCAAGCGCCGCCACAAGCCGGTGCTCATGGTGGACATTGCCGTGCCGCGTGATATCGCCCCCGAGGTCAGTCAGCTGGCGGACGTCTTTCTGTACACCATTGACGATCTGCAGGAGACCATTCGCGAAAACCTTGCCTCACGGGAACAGGCGGCCGCACGCGCCCTGGAAATCGTGGAAGCCCGCTCGCGACAGGTGGCCGCCACATTGGCGGGCCTGGATGCCGTTCCCGCCATTCGTCAGCTGCGTGAAGACGCCTTCGCCCAGCGCGACCGCAGTCTGCGCCAGGCACGCCGGATGCTGGCGGCCGGTCGATCTCCGGAGGAAGTGGCCGAGCACCTGGCCCACACGCTGACCAATCGCCTCATACATCACCCCACCGTGCAGTTGCGTGAGGCCGGTGAGCAGGGGGATGAGCCATTGCTGAAGGCGGCACGTGCCATTTTTGGTGTGGATGATGTGGAGAAGAAAAAGCAATGA
- the prfA gene encoding peptide chain release factor 1, whose product MKDSIHQKLDQLEDRFEEISALLAEPDTAGDQEQFRNLSREYARLEPIMKAFRDYRGQLADLEAAREMSQDSDPELRQMGAEEISRGERHLQEQEERLIHLMVPRDPHDDSNLFLEIRAGTGGDEAALFAGDLFRMYCRYAESRGWQVEILSESPGEVGGYREVISRVAGEDAYAHLKFESGAHRVQRVPKTESQGRIHTSACTVAVMPELSAAEAIEINPSDLRVDTYRAAGAGGQHVNKTDSAVRITHLPSGIVVECQDERSQHKNRARAMSLLQSRLEAAEAEKRQQSESETRRKLVGSGDRSERIRTYNFPQGRVTDHRINLTLHQLESILEGQLDPVIDALMQEDHAERLAQMAGD is encoded by the coding sequence ATGAAGGACAGCATCCACCAGAAGCTGGATCAGCTCGAAGATCGCTTCGAAGAGATTTCCGCCCTGCTGGCGGAACCCGACACCGCTGGCGACCAGGAACAGTTCCGCAATCTGTCGCGAGAGTATGCCCGGCTCGAGCCGATCATGAAGGCCTTCCGGGACTACCGCGGGCAATTGGCCGATCTGGAAGCCGCGCGGGAAATGAGCCAGGACAGTGATCCCGAGCTGCGTCAGATGGGCGCTGAAGAAATCAGCCGGGGCGAGCGGCATCTGCAGGAACAGGAAGAACGGCTCATTCACCTCATGGTGCCCCGGGATCCCCACGATGACAGCAACCTCTTCCTGGAGATTCGGGCCGGTACCGGGGGCGATGAAGCGGCGTTGTTCGCCGGCGACCTGTTTCGCATGTATTGCCGCTATGCCGAAAGCCGCGGCTGGCAGGTGGAAATACTGAGTGAAAGCCCCGGTGAAGTGGGTGGCTACCGGGAAGTCATCAGCCGAGTAGCGGGTGAAGACGCCTATGCCCACCTGAAGTTCGAATCCGGCGCCCACCGGGTGCAGCGGGTGCCGAAAACCGAATCCCAGGGTCGCATTCACACCTCGGCCTGCACCGTCGCCGTCATGCCCGAACTTTCTGCCGCCGAGGCCATCGAGATCAACCCGTCCGACCTGCGAGTGGATACCTACCGCGCAGCCGGGGCGGGGGGCCAGCATGTGAACAAGACCGATTCCGCCGTCCGCATCACCCATCTGCCCAGTGGAATCGTCGTGGAGTGCCAGGACGAACGCTCACAGCACAAGAACCGGGCACGCGCCATGTCGCTGCTGCAATCCAGGCTGGAAGCCGCGGAAGCGGAAAAACGCCAGCAATCCGAATCGGAAACCCGACGCAAACTGGTCGGCAGCGGCGACCGCTCCGAACGCATCCGAACCTATAATTTTCCCCAGGGCCGGGTCACGGACCACCGCATCAACCTGACCCTGCATCAACTGGAAAGCATCCTCGAAGGCCAGCTGGATCCGGTCATCGATGCCCTGATGCAGGAAGACCATGCCGAAAGACTGGCGCAGATGGCGGGTGATTGA
- a CDS encoding cysteine synthase A, translating to MDIREGFAGAVGKTPLIRLKGLSEECGCEILGKAEFLNPGGSIKDRTALGLILDAEKRGQIRPGGVIVEGTAGNTGIGLALVGRARGYRTVIVMPETQSREKIEMLRLSGAEVRLVPAVPYRNPENYVHQSRRLAEALSQEETAGAFWANQFDNTANRDFHAATTGPEIWQQTDGRVDAFVCAAGTGGTLAGVGRYLQSQRAGIQTGLADPAGSAVCSLLQRGEAVTEGNSISEGIGNSRITANLEGARIDQAWTIPDEESLPLVWRMMEEEGLMLGSSSGVNLAGALRMAESLGRGHTIVTMLCDSALRYRAKLFNPDFLQEKGLPFPTWLRDAVKP from the coding sequence ATGGACATTCGTGAGGGCTTTGCCGGGGCAGTCGGCAAGACACCGCTGATCCGTCTGAAAGGGCTTTCCGAAGAATGCGGTTGCGAGATACTCGGCAAGGCGGAATTTCTGAATCCGGGCGGCTCCATCAAGGATCGCACGGCACTGGGCCTGATTCTGGATGCCGAGAAGCGGGGACAGATCCGTCCCGGCGGCGTGATCGTGGAAGGCACCGCCGGCAATACGGGCATCGGCCTGGCACTGGTGGGACGCGCTCGTGGCTACCGCACCGTCATCGTCATGCCGGAAACCCAGAGTCGCGAGAAGATTGAAATGCTGCGCCTGTCCGGAGCGGAGGTGCGACTGGTTCCCGCCGTCCCCTACCGCAATCCGGAGAATTACGTTCATCAGTCGCGCCGGCTGGCCGAGGCCTTGTCACAGGAGGAAACGGCCGGTGCTTTCTGGGCCAACCAGTTCGACAACACCGCCAACCGGGATTTTCACGCGGCCACGACAGGTCCGGAGATATGGCAGCAGACAGACGGACGGGTTGACGCCTTCGTCTGCGCCGCGGGGACCGGCGGCACCCTGGCCGGCGTGGGACGTTACCTGCAGTCGCAGCGGGCCGGGATTCAGACCGGCCTGGCCGACCCGGCGGGTTCCGCCGTCTGCAGCCTGCTGCAACGCGGCGAGGCGGTCACGGAAGGAAACTCCATTTCGGAAGGCATCGGCAACAGCCGCATCACGGCCAATCTTGAGGGCGCGCGCATTGATCAGGCCTGGACCATCCCCGATGAAGAATCCCTGCCCCTGGTCTGGCGCATGATGGAAGAAGAAGGCCTGATGCTGGGCAGCTCCAGCGGAGTGAACCTGGCCGGCGCCCTGCGCATGGCCGAGTCACTGGGTCGGGGGCATACCATTGTGACCATGCTTTGTGACAGTGCCCTGCGCTACCGCGCCAAGCTGTTCAACCCCGATTTTCTGCAGGAAAAGGGTCTGCCCTTTCCGACCTGGTTGCGCGACGCCGTCAAGCCGTGA
- a CDS encoding 2OG-Fe(II) oxygenase encodes MPDTPVSPLFDQLLDSLIDQGWAVSDHLLLPTEVERFRRNLRRRLQLGSFRDAAVGRAASRARVQAIRGDRICWLNPKARRGMEAAWQERIEQLRLSLNQALMLGIRHWEGHYAVYPPGARYARHVDRFRDDDARVLSTVLYLNSRWRPEYGGQLRLYPEGKSAVDLYPSPGRFVCFLSDRLPHEVIETRRERLSVVGWFRRDSSRLHGLTASRNQVGKGRPFSCRKSGLNSLAR; translated from the coding sequence ATGCCTGATACGCCAGTATCGCCGTTGTTTGATCAGCTGCTTGATTCGCTGATTGATCAGGGCTGGGCCGTCAGTGATCATCTGTTGTTGCCGACGGAGGTGGAACGTTTTCGGCGAAACCTCCGTCGGCGCCTTCAGCTTGGCAGCTTCCGTGATGCGGCGGTGGGAAGGGCGGCTTCCCGGGCTCGTGTCCAGGCCATCCGCGGTGATCGTATCTGCTGGCTGAACCCGAAAGCCCGGCGTGGCATGGAAGCCGCCTGGCAGGAGCGTATTGAACAGCTGCGCCTGAGTCTCAACCAGGCCCTCATGCTGGGCATACGGCACTGGGAAGGGCACTACGCTGTTTATCCCCCTGGTGCGCGATACGCTCGTCACGTGGATCGCTTCCGGGATGACGATGCCCGGGTCCTGTCCACCGTGCTGTACCTGAACAGCCGATGGCGGCCGGAGTACGGCGGTCAGCTCCGTCTGTATCCGGAGGGAAAGTCAGCGGTCGATCTCTACCCCTCGCCGGGGCGCTTTGTCTGTTTTCTCAGTGACCGACTTCCCCATGAAGTGATCGAGACCCGGCGGGAACGGCTCTCGGTCGTGGGCTGGTTTCGCCGCGACTCATCCAGGCTTCACGGCTTGACGGCGTCGCGCAACCAGGTCGGAAAGGGCAGACCCTTTTCCTGCAGAAAATCGGGGTTGAACAGCTTGGCGCGGTAG